The following are encoded in a window of Salinibacter grassmerensis genomic DNA:
- a CDS encoding GNAT family N-acetyltransferase, translated as MESSPHVSIRKATPDDAKTLVDLILELATYENLLDEAEPSVELLEEHLSAEALTGCEALLAETERDTAVGFALFFHNYSTFQTNAGLYIEDLFVRSTYREEGIGLALFRRLAQIAEQRGCRRIDWAVLDWNTEAIEFYDELGAEPLDDWTTMRLDEEAIEEIATADAAV; from the coding sequence ATGGAAAGCTCACCGCACGTGTCAATTCGTAAGGCCACGCCCGACGACGCGAAAACGCTCGTGGACCTTATTCTGGAGCTGGCCACCTACGAGAACCTGCTCGATGAGGCCGAGCCGAGCGTCGAACTCCTGGAGGAGCACCTGTCGGCGGAGGCGCTCACGGGCTGCGAGGCGCTCCTCGCCGAAACCGAGCGCGATACGGCAGTGGGCTTTGCGCTCTTTTTCCACAACTACTCGACCTTCCAGACCAACGCGGGCCTCTACATCGAGGACCTATTCGTGCGGTCTACGTACCGGGAGGAAGGCATTGGGCTCGCGCTGTTTCGACGCCTGGCACAGATTGCGGAACAGCGCGGGTGCCGCCGCATCGATTGGGCTGTGCTGGACTGGAATACGGAGGCGATCGAGTTCTACGATGAGTTGGGCGCCGAGCCGCTCGATGACTGGACGACCATGCGCCTGGACGAGGAGGCCATCGAGGAAATTGCGACGGCGGACGCGGCGGTGTAA
- a CDS encoding queuosine precursor transporter — MPPSDSPPTTRREATLPGQDLDHLRNADPSRAERAFTILAGIFIGALVITNAVASKFFVLFGQELSCGIIAYPVTFLATDLISEIYGRKRANTVVGAGFVVSVFITIVVWIANVAPTYEQSPVTAEAFNSVFGLLPGIVLGSMVAYLASQFIDVQLFEFWRRLTDGKYMWLRNNGSTFFSQLVDTIMVVTIALVIWPEVDGNAATTPLAFETWQGIVFGQYVFKLGIAALDTPLFYVATHYLTNWIQADPRVMETDGVMD, encoded by the coding sequence GTGCCTCCCTCCGATTCTCCCCCCACCACACGACGCGAGGCGACCCTCCCCGGCCAGGACCTCGACCACCTGCGGAACGCCGACCCGTCGCGGGCCGAGCGTGCCTTCACCATCCTGGCCGGCATCTTCATCGGGGCGCTCGTCATCACGAACGCCGTCGCGAGCAAGTTCTTCGTCCTCTTCGGGCAGGAGCTCTCGTGCGGCATTATCGCGTACCCGGTGACGTTCTTGGCGACGGACCTCATCTCCGAAATTTACGGGCGGAAGCGCGCCAACACGGTCGTCGGGGCCGGGTTCGTGGTGAGCGTCTTCATCACGATCGTGGTATGGATCGCGAACGTGGCCCCCACCTACGAGCAGTCGCCCGTCACCGCCGAGGCGTTCAACTCGGTGTTCGGCCTCCTGCCCGGCATCGTACTGGGATCGATGGTCGCTTACCTCGCCTCCCAGTTCATCGACGTGCAGCTCTTCGAATTCTGGCGCCGGCTCACAGACGGAAAGTACATGTGGCTCCGCAACAACGGGTCCACCTTCTTCAGCCAGCTCGTCGACACGATCATGGTGGTCACCATTGCACTCGTGATCTGGCCGGAGGTGGACGGCAATGCGGCCACGACGCCCCTCGCGTTCGAGACGTGGCAGGGCATCGTCTTCGGCCAGTACGTGTTTAAACTCGGCATCGCGGCCCTCGATACGCCTCTCTTTTACGTCGCCACCCACTACCTCACGAACTGGATCCAGGCCGACCCGCGGGTGATGGAGACGGACGGCGTGATGGACTAG
- a CDS encoding UvrD-helicase domain-containing protein yields the protein MPASPTDWPDLNPDQRAAVTASMDPQLVVAGPGTGKTRVLVCRAAYLIEREAVTPSHLVLVTFTRRAAQQLTSRLATLVGPEAQHVRAGTIHHFCYRTLRAYPAPADVPDDFIVVDDTVTDAFWQRWYEAHERWCEANDLHSYRQVKTHVSRIKLGIDTVSGRLTEGLRAYGKMLADRGALDFDDLLVKTRDLLRNHPDVRADLVDETRAVLVDEFQDTDPVQFDIIRRLGEAGAHLYCVADDDQSVYRFRGARPENLRRYIDRFDCSADRGTRHVLTTNYRSNRSIYAVAEAVLDGKGRLKQRGDIRTSDAGTQPVQLVACDDPEAERTHVLRQLQDWIDDGAARSDLAVLTRWNRRLAALERACLRAGLACETSQSEALLDTPPAQKLHALLRVVDARRRGRPLDAPMAELLSHLLPDDTMARLRDFGERSMPDSGLWAVFQTVVSNEQARRSAGLDSATDRLDQAYATVTNLLQNTQEDDLTIGAFTRTALRQLGDPLQLLRGDTNTLTDPASLPSVRQAGTVLGRWRRAQARDARAIDPPRLLLHHRTPQITRLWRQLVRRALDLETDPPAPLPEMQEALFARPADEGVPPLGADDVVLTNDLEALLRWAERTGAFSGSTDTPQILLLSPDGSLPSDQKMLLGVDPDDVHVVDPESAFHSPSVRLVKLLQMTSGPSAPEPLFPEYVMVDLEATSTDPRHCRVAEIGALKVRDGAVVDRFSELVQLPEDLTPDEHETLRTVCGLDPASDFGEARPEAAVWADFCDFVDGVPLVAHNGQRYDFRVLRRLANTHAADAHWAATYDLLPAAHELFPDLRRYDAAHLRETLLNDDADTAHRALADCEDQQCILERMQEERARQHRLLAHEPLLPLLVAALTYESPAPEALSNDAQVFLQVGHTWALRDASPAGDDLRSLLPRALPDRLRQHALYTLIDEEALLTVSAGLQPGLARRLAALFAPYADRPLRSEALADLLTHLALWGEDTTPQGEDVITLSTYHSAKGLEFERVVCMDVHDNAFPPYFARDPEERRESRRLLYVGMTRAERHLVLTYPKRERGYDRRPTSFLDAAPDALLRAADADSD from the coding sequence GTGCCCGCCTCGCCCACCGACTGGCCTGACCTCAACCCCGACCAGCGGGCCGCCGTGACGGCGTCGATGGACCCGCAGCTCGTGGTGGCGGGCCCAGGGACCGGCAAGACGCGCGTCCTCGTGTGCCGGGCCGCCTACCTCATCGAGCGCGAGGCCGTGACGCCGTCCCACCTCGTCCTTGTCACGTTCACGCGGCGCGCCGCCCAGCAGCTCACGAGCCGCCTCGCTACCCTCGTGGGCCCCGAGGCGCAGCACGTCCGGGCGGGCACCATTCACCACTTCTGCTACAGAACCCTCCGCGCCTATCCGGCCCCGGCGGACGTGCCCGACGACTTTATCGTGGTCGACGACACGGTGACGGACGCCTTCTGGCAGCGCTGGTACGAGGCACACGAGCGCTGGTGCGAGGCGAACGACCTCCACAGCTACCGCCAGGTCAAGACCCACGTCAGCCGCATTAAGCTCGGGATCGACACGGTATCGGGGCGGCTCACCGAGGGCCTGCGGGCCTACGGCAAGATGCTCGCGGACCGGGGCGCGCTCGACTTCGACGACCTGCTCGTAAAGACGCGCGACCTGCTGCGCAACCATCCGGACGTGCGGGCCGACCTCGTGGACGAGACGCGGGCGGTGCTCGTCGATGAGTTTCAGGACACCGACCCGGTGCAGTTCGACATCATCCGTCGCCTCGGCGAGGCGGGCGCCCACCTCTACTGCGTGGCCGACGACGACCAGTCCGTCTACCGCTTCCGCGGGGCCCGGCCCGAAAACCTCCGCCGCTACATCGACCGCTTCGACTGCAGTGCAGACCGGGGCACGCGACACGTCCTCACCACCAACTACCGCTCAAATCGCTCCATCTACGCGGTGGCCGAGGCGGTACTGGACGGGAAGGGGCGGCTCAAACAGCGCGGCGACATTCGCACGTCGGACGCCGGCACACAGCCGGTGCAGCTTGTCGCGTGCGACGATCCCGAGGCCGAGCGGACCCACGTGCTCCGGCAACTGCAGGACTGGATCGACGACGGGGCCGCCCGGAGCGACCTCGCCGTTCTTACCCGCTGGAACCGCCGCCTCGCGGCCCTGGAACGGGCGTGCCTCCGGGCCGGCCTTGCCTGTGAGACGAGCCAGAGCGAGGCGCTCTTGGACACCCCCCCGGCACAGAAGCTGCACGCCCTGCTCCGTGTCGTCGATGCTCGCCGTCGCGGGCGGCCGCTCGACGCCCCCATGGCGGAGCTGCTGTCCCATTTGCTACCGGACGACACGATGGCGCGGCTGCGCGACTTCGGCGAGCGGAGCATGCCGGACTCGGGCCTCTGGGCCGTCTTCCAGACCGTCGTCTCCAACGAGCAGGCCCGCCGGAGTGCCGGCCTCGACTCGGCCACAGACCGCCTCGACCAGGCCTACGCCACGGTCACCAATCTCTTACAGAACACGCAGGAGGACGACCTCACCATTGGGGCCTTCACCCGCACCGCCCTTCGGCAGCTCGGGGATCCGCTCCAACTGCTCCGCGGCGACACCAACACCTTGACCGATCCGGCCTCCCTCCCCTCCGTCCGTCAGGCCGGCACGGTCCTCGGGCGGTGGCGTCGGGCGCAGGCCCGCGACGCGCGCGCAATAGACCCGCCCCGCCTCCTCCTGCACCACCGCACGCCCCAGATCACGCGGCTCTGGCGCCAGCTGGTGCGGCGGGCCCTCGACCTCGAAACGGATCCCCCTGCGCCGCTGCCCGAGATGCAGGAGGCCTTGTTTGCCCGCCCCGCCGACGAGGGCGTTCCGCCGCTCGGGGCCGACGACGTGGTCCTCACGAACGACCTGGAGGCGCTCCTCCGCTGGGCCGAGCGGACCGGGGCCTTTTCGGGATCGACCGATACGCCCCAGATTCTATTACTCTCCCCCGACGGCTCCCTGCCGTCCGACCAGAAGATGCTGCTCGGCGTCGACCCGGACGACGTGCACGTCGTGGACCCCGAATCCGCCTTCCACAGTCCCTCCGTCCGGCTGGTCAAGCTCCTGCAGATGACCAGCGGCCCGTCCGCCCCCGAGCCGCTCTTTCCGGAGTACGTGATGGTCGACCTCGAGGCCACCAGCACCGACCCGCGCCACTGCCGCGTCGCCGAGATCGGGGCCCTCAAGGTCCGAGACGGGGCTGTAGTGGACCGCTTCTCCGAACTCGTGCAGTTGCCCGAGGACCTGACGCCCGACGAGCACGAGACGCTCCGCACGGTCTGCGGGCTGGACCCGGCGTCTGACTTCGGCGAGGCCCGGCCCGAGGCGGCGGTCTGGGCCGACTTCTGTGACTTTGTGGACGGGGTTCCCCTTGTCGCCCACAACGGCCAGCGCTACGACTTCCGCGTCCTGCGCCGCCTCGCCAACACCCACGCGGCCGATGCCCACTGGGCCGCGACGTACGACCTGCTGCCCGCGGCGCACGAGTTGTTTCCCGACCTCCGTCGCTACGACGCCGCGCACCTCCGCGAGACCCTCCTGAACGACGACGCGGACACCGCTCATCGCGCCCTGGCCGACTGCGAGGATCAGCAGTGCATTCTGGAGCGGATGCAGGAGGAGCGCGCGCGACAGCACCGCCTTCTGGCCCACGAGCCGCTCCTGCCACTCCTCGTGGCCGCCCTCACCTACGAATCCCCCGCCCCCGAGGCCTTATCGAACGACGCCCAGGTCTTTCTGCAGGTGGGGCACACGTGGGCCCTGCGCGACGCCTCCCCCGCCGGCGACGACCTGCGCTCGCTCTTGCCCCGCGCCCTGCCGGATCGCCTGCGCCAGCACGCCCTCTACACGCTGATCGACGAGGAGGCACTGCTCACGGTCTCTGCCGGCCTCCAACCCGGCCTTGCCCGCCGCCTAGCGGCCCTCTTCGCCCCCTACGCCGATCGGCCGCTCCGGAGCGAGGCGCTGGCGGACCTTCTCACACACCTCGCCCTCTGGGGCGAAGACACGACCCCGCAGGGCGAGGATGTGATTACCCTCTCTACCTACCACAGCGCCAAGGGGCTCGAGTTCGAGCGCGTCGTCTGCATGGACGTGCACGACAACGCTTTCCCGCCATACTTTGCACGCGACCCGGAGGAGCGCCGCGAGAGTCGCCGCCTTCTGTACGTGGGCATGACGCGGGCCGAGCGCCACCTCGTGCTCACCTATCCGAAGCGGGAGCGCGGCTACGACCGGCGGCCCACCTCCTTCCTCGACGCCGCCCCGGACGCACTTCTGCGGGCCGCAGACGCCGACTCGGACTGA
- a CDS encoding alpha/beta hydrolase family protein produces MRRFLTAALLVIALGLPASPTAHAQNRPLTHDDYDRWEEIEAQSISDDGKWVLYRTSPPKGDDTLQVKRVEPRRTHTIPRGERARFTADAQFVPFMIAPPHDSTRQAQLDDVPPPRRPTTDLGLLDLASGDTTRVDRVQSYKLPNEGRTWIVYHHEPPRPDSSDADEKNGDEPDGAPLTLRRLDSGETWRYEHVTDYAVAEEGPLLTYTAADTTGGSLHALRLDEEAPQATTLHSGTQTYPQMAVDGAGTQVAFLNGPDSTDVPHHDNTLYHWTTGDAAPTPVVQPGAAALPNEWLISEQADLSFSADGSRVFFGTAPPPPAPVETDSLLDKEQVEVDVWHWQDPYLKPMQKERAEGKTEQAYRAVHFLKEERTLQLATEAVPAVTVADEGTADVALGVTNRPYRRALSWDWPPAYDAYLIDLRNGERERVLRDLQAVPQLSPTGAYLTWWDREARDWKGLNTGTGERMTLSASIPHAVHDHRHDVPYPAGPYGLAGWTEDDAQVLLYDRHDVWAVDPDRPGDAQAVTDEVGRDNNLRLRHVSLDDDRTPAAWGDWPNPVSPPTVVSDTLLLSAFNVETKANGFYHDRIGSGERPTELRMMDRSFSSPETADDADRLLYTRESVREFPDLRVTDRSFSDPQKLSDVNPQQDEYRWATVELMEWTSANGEQLEGLLYKPEDFDPDKEYPMMTYFYEQYSDDLHEHYAPEAHRSIINFTFYASREYLVFVPDIHYEEGYPGESAMQSVMPGVTMLANRDYVDDDRIGVQGHSWGGYQIAHMVTKTDLFAAAEAGAPVSNMISAYGGIRWGTGMSRMFQYEETQSRIGGSLWDMPMRYINNSPIFQADRIDTPLMMMHNDEDSAVPWEQGIELFVALRRLNKPAWLLNYTGEVHWPTDLAEMRDWTTRMQQFFDHYLKGAPAPVWLKEGVPAVDQGRSLGLEPVTGTSE; encoded by the coding sequence ATGCGTCGCTTCCTTACCGCCGCGCTCCTTGTCATCGCTCTGGGGCTACCCGCAAGCCCTACGGCCCATGCCCAGAACCGGCCGCTCACCCACGACGACTACGACCGGTGGGAAGAAATTGAGGCCCAGTCGATTTCAGACGACGGCAAATGGGTGCTATACCGGACGAGCCCGCCAAAGGGCGACGACACCCTGCAGGTGAAGCGCGTGGAGCCCCGGCGCACCCACACGATTCCCCGCGGCGAGCGGGCCCGGTTCACGGCGGACGCGCAATTCGTGCCCTTCATGATCGCGCCGCCGCACGACTCCACTCGACAAGCCCAGCTCGACGACGTGCCCCCGCCAAGGCGCCCGACGACCGACCTCGGCCTGCTCGACCTGGCCTCCGGCGACACGACCCGCGTCGACCGTGTGCAGTCCTATAAGTTGCCCAACGAGGGACGCACCTGGATTGTCTACCACCACGAGCCGCCGCGTCCCGACAGCAGCGATGCGGACGAGAAAAACGGCGACGAGCCGGACGGCGCGCCGCTCACGCTCCGGCGCCTGGACAGCGGCGAGACGTGGCGCTACGAGCACGTGACCGATTACGCCGTCGCCGAGGAAGGCCCCCTGCTCACCTACACGGCCGCCGATACGACTGGCGGCAGCCTCCACGCCCTTCGGCTCGACGAAGAGGCCCCCCAGGCGACGACGCTCCATTCCGGCACGCAGACATATCCCCAAATGGCAGTAGACGGTGCGGGCACGCAGGTCGCGTTCCTGAACGGCCCCGACAGCACCGACGTCCCCCACCACGACAACACCCTGTACCACTGGACGACGGGTGACGCGGCCCCCACGCCCGTCGTGCAGCCGGGCGCGGCAGCCCTCCCGAACGAGTGGCTCATCAGCGAGCAGGCCGACCTTTCGTTTTCGGCGGACGGATCCCGCGTGTTCTTTGGCACCGCCCCCCCACCGCCCGCTCCTGTCGAGACGGACAGCCTGCTGGACAAAGAGCAGGTCGAGGTCGATGTCTGGCACTGGCAGGATCCATACCTGAAGCCGATGCAGAAGGAACGGGCCGAGGGCAAGACGGAGCAGGCGTACCGGGCCGTTCACTTCTTGAAGGAGGAGCGGACCCTGCAGCTCGCCACCGAGGCGGTGCCCGCCGTCACCGTCGCGGACGAGGGCACCGCCGACGTGGCGCTCGGGGTCACCAACCGGCCGTACCGGCGGGCACTCTCGTGGGACTGGCCCCCGGCGTACGACGCCTACCTCATCGACCTGCGGAACGGGGAGCGGGAGCGCGTCCTTCGGGACCTGCAGGCTGTCCCCCAACTCTCCCCAACGGGTGCCTACCTGACCTGGTGGGACCGCGAGGCGCGCGACTGGAAGGGCCTCAATACGGGCACGGGGGAACGGATGACACTCTCTGCGTCGATCCCGCACGCCGTCCACGACCACCGACACGACGTGCCCTATCCGGCGGGGCCGTACGGCCTCGCGGGCTGGACCGAGGACGACGCGCAAGTGCTTCTCTACGACCGCCACGACGTGTGGGCCGTTGACCCCGATCGGCCCGGCGACGCACAGGCCGTGACCGACGAGGTGGGCCGTGACAACAACCTGCGTCTCCGTCACGTCTCGCTCGACGACGACCGCACTCCCGCCGCGTGGGGCGACTGGCCGAACCCCGTCAGCCCACCCACCGTGGTGTCGGACACGCTGCTTCTCTCGGCCTTCAATGTCGAGACGAAGGCCAACGGCTTCTACCACGACCGAATCGGCAGTGGGGAGCGCCCGACGGAGCTCCGCATGATGGACCGGTCGTTCTCCTCGCCCGAGACGGCCGACGACGCCGACCGGCTGCTCTACACCCGCGAGAGCGTCCGGGAATTCCCCGACCTGCGGGTGACAGACCGCTCGTTCAGCGATCCACAAAAGCTCAGCGACGTCAACCCGCAGCAGGACGAATACCGCTGGGCCACCGTCGAGCTCATGGAGTGGACCTCGGCCAACGGCGAGCAGCTGGAGGGCCTCCTCTACAAGCCGGAGGACTTCGATCCAGACAAGGAGTACCCGATGATGACGTACTTCTACGAGCAGTACAGCGACGACCTGCACGAGCACTACGCGCCGGAGGCGCACCGGTCGATCATCAACTTCACCTTCTACGCCAGCCGCGAGTACCTCGTGTTTGTCCCCGACATTCACTACGAGGAGGGCTACCCGGGCGAGAGCGCGATGCAGTCCGTGATGCCGGGCGTCACGATGCTCGCCAATCGGGACTACGTGGACGACGACCGCATCGGCGTGCAGGGACACAGCTGGGGCGGCTACCAGATCGCCCACATGGTGACGAAGACGGACCTGTTCGCGGCGGCCGAGGCCGGGGCACCCGTCTCCAACATGATCAGCGCGTACGGCGGCATTCGGTGGGGCACGGGCATGAGCCGGATGTTCCAGTACGAGGAGACCCAGAGCCGCATCGGCGGCAGCCTGTGGGACATGCCGATGCGCTACATCAACAACTCGCCCATCTTCCAGGCCGACCGCATCGACACCCCGCTGATGATGATGCACAACGACGAGGACTCGGCCGTGCCCTGGGAGCAGGGCATCGAGCTGTTCGTCGCGCTCCGGCGCCTCAACAAACCGGCGTGGCTTCTCAACTACACCGGTGAGGTGCACTGGCCCACCGATCTCGCGGAAATGCGCGACTGGACGACCCGCATGCAGCAGTTCTTCGATCACTACCTGAAGGGGGCCCCTGCGCCGGTATGGCTGAAGGAGGGCGTTCCGGCCGTCGACCAGGGGCGCTCGCTCGGCCTAGAGCCCGTAACGGGCACGTCAGAGTAG
- a CDS encoding glycosyltransferase family 2 protein — MTTIVIIPAFNEAQAIGPVLGDIPDGLVDEVVVVNNASTDATKANARAAGATVVDEPRQGYGAACLRGIAYAETKQPDVVVFLDGDYSDHPDEMPRLVEPIAADEADFVVGSRIRGDAEPGALLPQAQVGNRFACSLMARFWGADYTDLGPFRAIRFRALQALDMQDETFGWTIEMQIRALEAGLRVEEVPVSYRRGIGPSKITGTLSGTVKASAKILWTIGRMAATRHRRAPRLREQVDQVRTAAPTPEPED, encoded by the coding sequence GTGACGACGATCGTCATCATCCCCGCGTTCAACGAAGCACAGGCCATCGGCCCGGTTCTCGGTGACATTCCCGATGGGCTGGTCGACGAAGTGGTGGTTGTCAACAACGCCTCGACCGACGCAACGAAGGCCAACGCTCGTGCCGCCGGGGCCACCGTCGTCGACGAACCGCGACAGGGCTACGGGGCCGCCTGCCTGCGCGGCATCGCGTACGCGGAGACGAAGCAGCCGGATGTCGTCGTTTTTCTGGATGGCGACTACAGCGATCACCCGGACGAGATGCCCCGCCTCGTCGAACCCATTGCCGCCGACGAGGCCGACTTCGTGGTGGGCTCGCGCATTCGGGGAGACGCCGAGCCGGGTGCCCTGCTCCCGCAGGCACAGGTGGGCAACCGGTTCGCCTGTTCGCTCATGGCGCGCTTCTGGGGGGCGGACTACACCGACCTCGGTCCTTTTCGGGCCATTCGGTTCCGTGCCCTGCAGGCCCTCGACATGCAAGACGAGACCTTCGGCTGGACGATCGAGATGCAGATCAGGGCCCTCGAGGCCGGGCTCCGCGTCGAGGAGGTTCCGGTTTCGTACCGGCGTGGCATCGGCCCCTCCAAAATCACGGGCACGCTCTCGGGCACCGTGAAGGCCTCCGCCAAGATTCTCTGGACCATCGGTCGCATGGCCGCGACGAGACACCGCCGCGCGCCCCGGCTTCGAGAACAGGTCGACCAGGTTCGGACCGCCGCCCCGACGCCCGAACCCGAAGACTGA
- a CDS encoding magnesium chelatase: protein MALTDLTTLGELKEADYQVRSVKDELRANLTQKLRAGEEVFPGILGYDETVIPRIQNAILAKHDLILLGLRGQAKSRLIRMLPRLLDDCIPVIEDTPLNEDPFNPITKQGRELVEERGDDTPIEWLPREARYGEKLATPDTTIADLIGDIDPIKAANERLTYADEEVIHFGIVPRTNRGIFAINELPDLQPRIQVGLFNIMEEQDIQIRGFNVRFPLDVMMVFSANPEDYTSRGNLVTPLKDRIDSQITTHYPKTIETGMSITEQEAWQDRADGEAAVDVHIPRFFREIVEQVAFEARESEYIDQTSGVSVRVTRAALEALISAAERRALLNGEDETTVRVSDLMHVAPAITGKVELVYEGEQEGAEEVALTLIGRAVRALFEQHFPDPSDKEDGRPKYKDVLNWFSQGNTVDLDQDMSDDAYAKTLGEVDGLQALTEEYLSPDTTGETHAGMEFVVESLHQHSLVGKEISDGGQTYDDIMGSMLSSIGDGGMPDDDFDESDFDDDDDDSDDPLSRYR from the coding sequence ATGGCCCTCACCGACCTTACGACGCTTGGCGAACTCAAAGAGGCCGACTACCAGGTCCGCTCCGTGAAGGACGAACTGCGGGCCAATCTGACGCAGAAGCTCCGCGCCGGCGAGGAGGTCTTTCCTGGCATCCTCGGGTACGACGAGACCGTCATCCCGCGGATTCAAAACGCGATCCTCGCCAAGCACGACCTCATCCTGCTCGGGCTGCGCGGACAGGCCAAGAGCCGTCTCATCCGGATGCTGCCGCGGCTCCTGGACGACTGCATTCCCGTGATTGAGGACACGCCTCTCAATGAGGATCCCTTCAACCCGATCACCAAGCAGGGGCGCGAACTCGTGGAGGAGCGGGGCGACGACACGCCGATCGAATGGCTCCCCCGAGAGGCGCGCTACGGCGAGAAGCTGGCGACTCCGGACACCACGATCGCCGACCTCATCGGCGACATCGACCCCATCAAGGCGGCCAACGAGCGTCTCACGTACGCCGACGAAGAGGTCATCCACTTCGGCATCGTCCCGCGTACCAACCGCGGCATCTTCGCCATCAACGAGCTGCCGGACCTCCAGCCGCGCATCCAGGTGGGCCTCTTCAACATCATGGAGGAGCAGGACATCCAGATCCGTGGCTTCAACGTGCGGTTTCCGCTCGACGTGATGATGGTCTTCTCCGCCAACCCGGAGGATTACACGAGTCGCGGCAACCTCGTAACGCCGCTCAAGGACCGCATCGACAGCCAGATCACGACCCACTACCCGAAGACGATCGAGACGGGCATGAGCATCACCGAGCAGGAGGCGTGGCAGGACCGCGCCGACGGGGAGGCGGCGGTGGACGTGCACATCCCGCGCTTCTTCCGCGAAATTGTCGAGCAGGTGGCGTTCGAGGCTCGTGAGAGCGAATACATCGACCAGACCTCCGGCGTCTCGGTCCGCGTGACGCGGGCGGCGCTAGAGGCGCTCATCTCCGCGGCCGAGCGGCGGGCGCTCCTGAACGGCGAGGACGAGACGACCGTCCGCGTCAGCGACCTGATGCACGTGGCCCCGGCCATCACCGGCAAGGTGGAGCTCGTCTACGAGGGCGAGCAGGAGGGGGCTGAAGAGGTGGCCCTCACGCTCATCGGTCGGGCCGTCCGGGCGCTCTTCGAACAGCACTTCCCGGACCCGAGCGACAAGGAAGACGGGCGCCCCAAGTACAAGGACGTGCTGAACTGGTTCTCCCAGGGCAACACCGTCGACCTCGACCAGGACATGAGCGACGACGCCTACGCGAAGACGCTCGGAGAGGTCGACGGCCTGCAGGCGCTCACGGAGGAGTACCTCTCGCCGGACACGACCGGTGAGACCCACGCGGGCATGGAGTTCGTCGTCGAGTCGCTCCACCAGCACTCGCTCGTGGGCAAGGAGATCAGCGACGGCGGGCAGACCTACGACGACATCATGGGCTCGATGCTCTCTTCCATCGGCGACGGTGGGATGCCGGACGACGACTTCGACGAGAGCGACTTCGACGACGATGACGACGACAGCGACGACCCGCTGAGCCGGTACCGGTAG
- a CDS encoding branched-chain amino acid transaminase, whose protein sequence is MEPDIWYNGEFIDHEDAEIHVLSHVIHYGSSVFEGIRCYDTDQGSAVFRLEEHMQRLIDSAKVYRMDISYDLDELVEAVVDTIERSGLRGCYIRPVVLRGEGPMGVNPLDNPVETFIAVWEWGEYLGEEALEKGVDVEVASWNRMAPNTFPAMAKAGGNYLNASLVKMNAIKNDKMEGIMLSTDGYVAEGSGENLFVVKDGTLYTAPTGLSILPGITRASIIALAEERGYEVEEKKIPREALYTADELFFTGTAAEVTPIRTVDDYTIGSGSRGPITKEIQDAFFDVVQKGHDPHGWLTPVDVPAADEPEMTA, encoded by the coding sequence ATGGAGCCCGACATCTGGTACAACGGAGAATTTATTGACCACGAGGACGCCGAGATCCACGTCCTTTCCCACGTCATCCACTACGGGTCCTCTGTTTTCGAGGGGATCCGCTGCTACGACACCGACCAGGGATCGGCCGTCTTCCGGTTGGAAGAGCATATGCAGCGCCTGATCGACTCGGCCAAGGTGTACCGGATGGACATTTCCTACGACCTCGACGAGCTCGTCGAGGCCGTCGTGGACACCATCGAACGGAGCGGCCTGCGCGGGTGCTACATCCGGCCCGTCGTGCTCCGGGGCGAGGGCCCGATGGGCGTGAACCCGCTCGACAATCCGGTAGAGACCTTCATCGCCGTCTGGGAGTGGGGCGAGTACCTCGGCGAAGAGGCCCTCGAAAAGGGCGTGGATGTGGAGGTGGCCAGCTGGAACCGCATGGCGCCCAACACCTTCCCGGCGATGGCGAAGGCGGGCGGGAATTATCTGAACGCCTCCCTCGTGAAGATGAACGCCATCAAGAACGACAAGATGGAGGGCATTATGCTGAGCACGGACGGCTACGTGGCCGAGGGGAGCGGCGAGAACCTCTTCGTGGTCAAGGACGGCACGCTTTACACCGCGCCGACGGGACTGTCCATCCTGCCCGGCATCACGCGGGCCTCCATCATTGCCCTGGCCGAGGAGCGTGGCTACGAGGTGGAAGAGAAGAAAATTCCCCGGGAGGCGCTTTACACGGCCGACGAGCTCTTCTTCACCGGCACGGCCGCCGAGGTGACGCCCATCCGCACGGTTGACGACTACACGATTGGCTCTGGCTCGCGTGGGCCCATCACGAAGGAGATTCAGGACGCGTTCTTCGACGTGGTGCAAAAGGGGCACGACCCGCACGGCTGGCTCACGCCCGTGGATGTGCCGGCGGCGGACGAACCGGAGATGACGGCCTAG